Within Halobacterium jilantaiense, the genomic segment GCCTCCGGGGCGTCTGGAGCACGAACGCGCTCGAACTCGGCGTCGACGTGGGCGGCCTCGACGCCGTCCTGCTGGACGGCTACCCCGGCACCCGGATGAACACGTTCCAGCGCGCCGGCCGGGCGGGCCGCGGCACCGACGACGCCGCCGTCGTCCTCGTCGCGGGCGAGGACCAGCTCGACCAGTACGTCGCCGCCAACCCGGGGGCGCTGTTCGACGGCGACCCGGAGCGCGCGGTGGTCGACCCCGCAAACGAGTTCCTGCTCGACGACCACCTGCGGTGTGCGGCCAGCGAGAACTGGCTGAAGCCCGAGGACCGCGAGTACTTCCCGCGGTTCGAGGAGCGAGTGAAGCGCCTCGAATCTGCGGGGGACCTCGAACAGCGCGCGACGAAGTACGGACTGCGGTGGGTCGACGACACCGACGGCAGCCCCCAGCACGAGATGAGCCTGCGCACCATCGACGACGCCGAGGTCCAGTTGCTCGACCCGAGCAACGACACGCTCGCCACCCTGGAACAGGCGGACGCGGTGCGGGACGCCCACCCGGGCGCAATCTACCACCACCAGGGCCAGCGCTACGAGGTCTCGGACCTCGACCTCGACCGGGGCGTGGCGAAGCTCTCCCCGACGTGGGCCGACCACTACACGCGGGTGCTCACCGAGAAGGACATCGAGGTGCACGCAGACCTCGACGAACGCACGCCGTTCGGCAGAGACGACGTTCCGGTCGGGTTCGCGGACATCACACTCACGACGCAGGTCACGGGCTACCAGCGCCGGGACGCCAAGCGCGGCGAAGCCCTCGACACCATCTCGCTCGACATGCCGCCCCAGGAACTGGAGACGAAGGCGCTGTACTTCGCGCTGCCCCCCGACATAGAGCAGCAGTTGCTCGCCGGCGGCGACCTCCCGGGCGGCATCCACGCCGCCGAACACGCGCTCATCTCGATGTTCCCGACGGAGTTCCTCTGCGACCGCGGCGACATCGGCGGCCTGTCGACGCCGGTCCACCCCCACACGGGTCGGCCGACCATCTTCGTCTACGACGGCTACCCGGGCGGCGTCGGCCTCACCCGCGAGGGCTTCCGGGCGATGGGGAGTCTGGCCGACAGCACGCTCTCGATGCTCCGAGCGTGTGACTGCGCGGACGGCTGTCCGGCGTGCGTGCAGTCCCCGCAGTGCGGGAACGCCAACGACCCACTGGACAAGGACCTCGCAGTCGACTGTCTGGCTGCGCTCACCGGAGACTGAACGCGACGGCCGACCGGTCGAGGACGGCCAGAGAGTGGTACCGGAGGAACGTCATCGTCGGCACGCTCACCGCGCCGACGGCGAGCAGGCCGACGACAGCCGCCACCGCGAGTGACAGCGCGCCGAGCGGCGACACCGCGCCGACGAACAGACCGCCGAGGCCGAACGGCACGGCGACGACGGCCACCGCGAAGCCCAGCGCGAGACTCGCGCCGAACAGCAACACGGCCTTCACGAGCACGTAGACGCCGAACTGCCGCCAGTCAGCGCGGACCTCGGGCCAGAGCCGCCGCCAGCCCGCGACGACACCGACGCCGTCGTCGACCATCAGCGGCACCACGAACGCCGTCGTGAACTCCGAAGCGACCGCGGACGCAGCGCCGACGACCGCCGCCAGCGGCACCGTGACGACCAGCAGCGCGAGCCAGGCCACCGGTCCGACGAGCAGGGCTGCGGCGACGGGGGCGACGACGAGCGCCACCGCGAGGAGGCCCGCGAACACCACGGCGAGCCGGAAACCGAGCAGCCGCAGTCCCGCCCCCAGCCACCGACGGAACGGTGTCGCGACCCGCACGTCACGGGAGCGTGCGACGTCCACGAGGACGAACTCCATGACTGCGCCGACGGCCGCGACGACGGCCGCAGCGGCGACCAAGGCCGCGCCGAGCAGGGCGAACGCGGCGACGAACTCCCCGACCGTGTACTCTCGCGTGAACTCCACGACCGCTTCCGGCGGGGCTTCGGCGGAGAACGTCGGGGTCTGGGGCGCGGACAGCCCCGCGAACGCCGTGATGACCGCAAGCCGGAGCCACGCCCCCAGGTCGAACGGCAACAGGAGGTCGCGGGTCTCCGCGAACGCCTCGTCGAGCGCGTCGACGGCGTACCACCTCATGCAGACGCGTTCACCGCCGGCCGCGAAAAAAGTGCAGGAGAGAGCCGTGCGCCTACTTCCGCTTCTTCTTCTTCCCCTTCTTCTCGCCGTTGCCGCCGTCGCTGGCGGCTTCCACGAGCGCTTCGAGGTCGAGGTGGCCGGCACCGTGGTAGGTCTCGCCCTCGTCCGGCAGGCTCGCGGTTTCTCGGACGAGTGACTCGACCGCCTCGACGCTGGCGTCCGGCCGCAGTGACCGGACGAGTGCGACCGCACCGGTGACCTGCGGCGCGGCCATCGAGGTGCCGGCTTTCCAGCCGTAGCCCGCGACGACCTCCCCGTCCGGAGTGGTCTCGTTGACCGTCGAGTACACGAGGTCGTTGTACGCGTCGGCGTTCCCGGCGCTGATGGCGTCGACGTCGTAGTTCCCGCCGCCCGCGCTCACGTCGACCGCAGACCCGTAGTTCGTGTACGGTGCCGGGTCGGTCGTCGGCTCGTCGAGGCGGTTGCCGGTGAGCCACTTGGCCTCGTTGTCGCTGTGCTTGCCGCCCCAGCCGTAGCCGATGGGGCCGGTCGCGCTCACGCCGAAGACGCCGTCGGCCTCCGTCGGGAGGCTGAGCGTGTTCTCGGCGTCCATGTCCAGCGACGCGTTGCCCGCGGAGTTGACGATTACCGTCCCCTGCGAGCGGACGTACGCCGCGACCTGACTGATGATCTGCTCCAGCGCGATCAGGCTCGGATACTCGACGGTGTCGGCGACCGTGTACCCGACGCTGTAGTTGATCGCGTCACAGCCGACCTGGGCGGCGTACTGCCAGCCGGCGAGACCGTCGCCTGCGTAGCCCTGCAGTCCGGAGAACATCCGGACGGCGACGATTTCGGTGTCCGGGGCCGTTCCGAGGACACCGCCACCGGGGCCGTCGTTGTCGTTCGTCGCGGCGATCGTGCCCGCGACGTGGGTGCCGTGGCTCCCCGCGCCGTTCGGACGGAAGTCGAAGCCGTCGCCCGTGATGTTCTTCGAGAGGTCCGCGTTCACCACGCCCGCCAGGTCGGGGTGGTCGTCGTACACGCCGGAGTCGACGACGGCGACGCGGGTCCCCTCGCCTGTCGCCGTGTCGTGGACGAAGTTGCCGCCGCCGGGCTTGTCGGTGAGTTCGCCGCTGAGGTCCTGCTCGCGTTTGTCCCACTGGTACTCGGTGTTGCTCGCCGGCCCGTCGTGGTTGTGGCTCGCGGAGTCACCCGCGGCAGTCGGGCCAGCGGCGTCGACGACCGCACCGGCTTCGTCGTCGCTGCGGTCGATTTTCACGTCTGGCGCGGTCGCCGTCGCGCTCCCGACCCGGGACTGGTCGCCGCGAGCGACCAGCACGTCGGCCGCCGAGAGGTCGTGGATGACTTCCACGTCCTCGGGAACGTCACCCCGATCTACTTTCCGGAGATTGATGAGGAATCGCTCGTCGGCGCTCGTCGCCGACGCGCCCCCCGCCCCGACCGCGAGCCCGCTCAGTGCTACGCCCGTGCCCTTCAGAAACGTCCGCCTGTGATAGCCTGCCATGGCTACTGTTTCCGTTTCTTTTGACCTACAAAATACGTTCCGACTGAAAATAGAAACTTAAATTTTAGTGACAGGTGACCGCTGGCTTCGAGAGGGGGGTCTGAGTACGTCGACCGGCGACCGCGACAAGACTTTAGACGGCGCACAGCTAACCCCAGTGCATGGTATCCGGTGGCGACCAGGACGACGACCGCGTACTCTCCCCCGAGGAACTCGACATCGAGGAACAGGAGGAGGTCGCGGCAATCGGGGAGGGCCGCTACGTCATCGGTCCCGACGGCCCGCCGAACGCACCCGCGGAGAGCGAACGCGAGGACACCGACGACGGCTCCGACGCCGAGAGCCAGGGGAACGCCGGCGCGCCGGAGCCAGCCGCGAGCCAGGAGGCGTCCGAACCACAGACCCAATCACAGTCCAGAGCGCCACCGCAGACCCAGACGCCGCCCGAACCACAGGTGACGGGCCGAGACGTCAAAGAGTGGCTCGGCGAGGAACTGGAGAGCCACGACGCACAGTACGCCTACCACATCGCCGCGAAGTACGGCGACAGCGTCGCCCACCAGCAGCTCGCGACCGACGACGTCGGTGCCGCGTTCGACGGCCTCCTCGTGTGGTACGCCCGCCAGCTCGCGGGGTCCACGTCCATCGACCGCGCGCTCGGCATCCTTCTCGGGGAGTCCAGCGTCCAGGTGAAGTACCCGACGAAGCGACTCGTCGCCTATCTGGAAGCCAACGACCTCGGCCCCGAGGACTCCATCCGGGAGCTCGTCGAGACCGTCGACGAACAGGACGGCCTGTCGTTCCCCCGGTAGCGCCGGCCGTCGCGCGCGCTCGAGCGAGGCGAACGCCGATTCCTGTCGGCCGTACCCACGAAACAGTTTTGAGTCTGCTCTCCCCTGTTTCAGCCACTGATGAACCTCGAAGACGCCGACCAGGTGGTCGAGGACGCCGCACACGTCGTGGAGTTCCAGCTCGGCGACGAGGTCTGCGCCATCGACATCGGCGCAGTCGACAGCATCGTCGAATCCAAGCAGGTCACTCGCGTGCCCCGGGCACCCGATGCCGTCGAGGGCGTGATGGACCTGCGCGGAGAGACCACCGCCATCGTCGACCCACGGGAGTTCCTCGCCATCGAGGGCGACCTCTCCTCGGACAACATCCTCGTGCTGGACCGCGCCGACGACAAGCAGAAGATCGGCCTGCGTGTCGCGGAGGTCACGGAGGTCTCGGGGTACGCCGAACACCAGATCGACCGCGGCGACCGGCTGGAACGCATCGGCACGTCCGCAATCGAGAGCGAACTCGTCCGCGGCGTCATCCGGAAAGGCGCGACGCCGCCCGGCGAGGAAGACGCTCCGGACGACGAGGTCCAGCTCGTGCTGTGGCTGGACATCGACAAACTCATCGACGCTGTGTCGGCGGACGAGAACGCGGACAATCAGGTCTGATAATCGGTCAGTTGGGTTTATTAGCCCCTTCGCTCAAAGGCTGGGCATGGCGAAGCAGGTCTTACTGGTAGACGACTCCGAATTTATGCGGAATCTCCTCCGAGAGATTCTCGAAGAGGAGTTCGAAATCGCAGACGAAGCCGAGAACGGGGTCGAGGCAGTCGAGATGTACAAAGAGTACGAGCCCGACCTCGTCATGATGGACATCGTGATGCCCATCCGGGACGGCATCGAGGCGACATCCGAGATCAAGGAGTTCGACTCGAGCGCCCACGTCATCATGTGTACCAGCATCGGCCAAGAGGAGAAGATGAAGAAGGCCGTGAAGGCGGGGGCCGACGGCTACATCACGAAGCCCTTCCAGAAGCCCAGTGTGATGGACGCCATCTCCGACGTGCTCACGGCATGACGCGGGCGCTGGTGGTCGACGACTCGCACTTCATGCGAACCGTCATCAGCGACATCCTCGAAGACGGGGGCGTCGAGGTCGTCGCCACCGCAGAGAACGGCGTTCGAGCCGTCGAGCAGGTCGAGTCTGTCGAGCCCGACGTGGTGACGATGGACGTGGAGATGCCGGAGATGAACGGCATCGAGGCCGTCGAGGAGATTATGGACCGGCAGCCGACGCCAGTGTTGATGGTGTCGGCGCTGACGACGGAGGACGCCGAAGCGAGTCTGGAGGCGATGCAGAAGGGCGCTATCGACACGTTCGCGAAGCCCGGCGGGACAATCTCCACGGAGCTCTCCGGCCACAGCGAGGAACTGGTCGCGGCCGTCGAGCGCGTCGCGGCAGCCGACCCGACTGCGGGCCACGACGTCGACATGGAACCGGCGGCGTCTCCGGAGACGGCCACCGAGTACGTTAACAACCCCACGCTACTCATCGGGGCGTCGACGGGCGGGCCGAACGTCGTCGAGTCGATTCTGGCGTCGCTCCCGCGGGAGGCTGACTTCCGGGTGCTGGTCGTCCAGCACATGCCGGACCAGTTCACGACCCGGTTCGCGGACCGGCTGGACAGCGCGAGCGAGTACGACATCAGCGAGGCCGAGGACGGCTCGCGAATCGGTGGTGGCGAGGGGCTGGTCGCGGCCGGCGACTACCACATGCGCGTCTCGGGCTACTCAAACGGCCGTCTGCGGGTTCGGCTGGACCAGAGCGAGCGCCGCCACAGCGTCCGGCCCGCAATCGACGTGACCTTCGAGAGCGCGGCCGAACGGGTCACGGACCCGCTCGTCGGCGTCGTGCTGACGGGGATGGGAAGCGACGGCGCGGACGGCATCCGGGCCGTCAAGGAGGCCGGCGGCACGACCCTGGCGCAGGACGAGGCGACCAGCGCCGTGTTCGGCATCCCGGAGCGCGCCATCGAGACCGGCTGCGTCGACGAGGTGCTGCCGGCGGACCGCCTGACCGAGGGCATCGCGGATTCAGTACGGAGGAGTACGTGACATGGACGACTACCTCGAAGCGTTCGTTCGCGAAGGAGAAGAGCACGTAACCAGCCTCAACAACGCCCTGCTGGAACTGGAGTCCGACCCGGGCAACGAGGAGGCGATGGACGAAATCTTCCGGACTGCCCACACGCTGAAAGGGAACTTCGGCGCGATGGGATTCGAGGACGCCAGCGACCTCGCGCACGCCGTCGAGGACCTCCTCGACGAGATGCGACAGGGAGACCTCAGCGTGACCGGCGACCGGATGGACGTCGTGTTCGCGGGCATCGACGACATCGAGGCCTGCCTCGACGACATCGAGGCCAACGGCGAGGTCACCCGCGACGTGACTGACACCATCGAGGCCGTCCGGGGCGTCCTCGAAGCCGCCGACGAGGACAGTGACGGCGCCGATGCGGCGGACGCCGAGGCGTCCGCGCCGACCGCGAGCGTCGACCCGACGACGATCGTCGACGCCGACGTCATCGAGGACAGCGACCGTCCCGTCTATCACGTCCGCGTGGACATGAGCGACTCCCAGATGAAGGGCGTCGACGGGATGTTCGTCCTGGAGGAGGCGACCGAGACGTTCGACCTGCTCGGGTCTGAGCCGTCCCCGGACGCCATCAACGACGGCGACTACGAGGACGGCTTCGACCTCGTCGTGGCGACCGAGCAGACCGACATCGAGGAGACGGTCCACTCGTTCCCGAAGCTCACGGACGCGACCGTCACCGAAATCGACGGCGACGACGCGGCCGGCGACGACGAGTCTGCGACCGCCGACGCGGACGAAGCCACCGAAGCCGACGCGGCAGACGACGCCGACGACGATTCCGGCGCGTCCAGCAGTGGCGGGGGCGGCGACGACGGAGACGACGGCTCCTCGGCCATCGACAACACGGACACCGAAATCCAGTCCGTGCGCGTGGACGTCGACCAGCTCGACGAACTCCACGGGCTCGTCGAACAACTCGTCACCACGCGCATCAAGCTCCGGCGGGGCGTCGAGGACAGCGACCGGCAGGTGTTCGACGAGCTCGACGAACTCGACAAGATATCGGGGAGCCTCCAAGACACCGTGATGGACATGCGGCTCGTCCCGATGAAGAAGATCGTCGGGAAGTTCCCGCGGCTCGTCCGGGACCTCGCCCGCGAGCAGAGCAAGGACATCGACTTCGTCGTTGAGGGCGACGATGTCGAACTCGACCGCACCATCCTCACGGAGATCAGCGACCCGCTGATGCACCTGCTGCGGAACGCCGTCGACCACGGCATCGAGCAGCCCGAGGTGCGCGAGGAGAACGGCAAGGACCCCGAGGGCACCATCACGCTGTCCGCGGAGCGCGACCGCGACCGCGTGCTCATTCAGGTCCGGGACGACGGTGCCGGCATCGACCACGAGACGATGCGGGAGAAAGCCGTCGAGAAGGGCGTCAAGTCCCAGGAGGAAGTTCAGGAGATGAGCGACGACGCCGTCGAAGACCTCGTCTTCCACCCCGGCTTCTCCACGAACGACGAGGTGACGGACGTCTCGGGACGCGGCGTCGGCATGGACGTCGTCCGGGACACGGTGACGCGCCTGGACGGCAGCGTCTCGGTCGACAGCGTCCCCGGCGAGGGGACGACGTTCACGATGACGCTGCCGGTGACGGTGGCCATCGTGAAGGTGTTGTTCGTGGAGAGCGGCGGCGAGGAGTACGGCATCCCTATCAAGACCGTCGACGAGATTTCGCGGATGAAGCCGGTCAAACGCGTCGACGGGGAGGAGGTCATCACCTACGACGAGACGGTCTACCCGCTCGTCCGGCTTGGGAACGCGCTGAACGTCCCCGGGGAGACGAAGAACGGCGACGGGATGCTCGTCCGCATCCGGGACTCGGAGCGCCAAGTCGCCGTCCACTGCGACGACGTCCGCGGCCAGGAGGAGGTCGTCGTCAAGCCCTTCGAGGGCATCCTCTCGGGCATTCCCGGACTGTCGGGTGCCGCGGTGCTCGGTGAGGGCGACGTGGTGACCATCCTGGACGTGGCGACGCTGTAACTATGAGTACGATGATCGACATACGACGGCTGCAGACGGTGAACGAACTCGCCCAGGAGGGGGCGTCGACGGTCGCTGAGAACATGAGTCAGCTGACCGGCGTCGAGACGGAGATGCAGATCACGAAGATCAACGTCATCGACGTCGAGGACCTCGGCGCGCACCTGGGGTCGGCCAAACAGGTCGGTGTGAACGTCCCCCTGAAAGAGCAGCCCTACGGCTCCGTGCTCGTGCTCTTCGACGACGAGAGCGCGCGCCGGGTCGCAGGCACCATGATGGGCGGCATCGAGAGCGACGGCGGCGGGTACAGTGACATGGAGCGTTCCGCCATCCGGGAGGTCGGGAACATCATGACCAGCGGCTTCATCGACGGCTGGGCGAACGTGCTCGGCCGCACCATCGACATCTCGACGCCGCAGCTCATCCGGGCGTCCGGCGAGGACATCGCCGCGCACTGCGTCGACCCCGGCGAGCACGAGATCGCGATGGTGTTCGACGCGACACTGCACGCCCCGGACGCGGACGTCGAGGCGAAAATCTACTCGTTCCCAGACATCGAGGCGTTCGTGTCGATGATCAATAACATCTGATGCGCGTAGACCTCGACGCAGTCGCGTCCTTCAGTCAGACGGGCGACGAGGGTGGCCAGCGGGCCGCGGACTCGCTGGAAGGCCTGACTGGCATCCCCGCGACCTGCGAACTGACCCGGACGACGCTCGTGGACGCGGACGGTCTCTCGGTGTTCCTCGGCACGACGAGCGAGCGCGTCACCGTCTCGTTCGACGGTGCGCTGGCGGGGCGCGCGGTGCTGTCGTTCGACGAGACGTTCGCCGACCACGTCGCCGACGAGCTCGGCGTCGGTGCCGAACTGGCACTCCCGGAAGTCGCGAACATCCTCACGAGCGGCTTCGTCGACGCGTGGGCGGCAGACGGCGAGGACACCATCGAAATCCAGCCGCCTGAGCGCATCAGCAGCGAGCAGGACGTCGTTCAGGAAGCAGCGGTCCTCGACGACTGCGCGTTCGTCTTCGAGAGCCGAGTGGTGCTCTCGGGGACCCGCGGGACGTGCCGGTTCGCGGTGCTGCCGGACGTGGACTCCTTCGAGTCGTACGTCGCCGAGTCGGACGCCGAGTTCTCGCTGGCCGACCTCGCGGCCCACATCCGGGTGGCGTCGGTCAGCGCGGACGCCGTCGCCTCGCATCTCGAAGCGATGACCGGCGTCGACGCCACGCTCGTCGAGTCACACGTCGACTTCGTGCCGGTCGAACGGGTGCCGTCGCTGCTCGACGACGCCGCCTACGAGGGAGCCATCTTCGAGAGCGAAGGCGTCGTCGACAGCGTCGTCGCCATCCTCTTCGACGAGGCCGAACCCGGGGCAGTGGCGGCGCTCCTGCTCGACGACCCGGACGCCGGCTCCGCGATGGCCGAGAGCGCGATCACCGAACTCGGAAACATCACCGCGAGCGGCTTCCTCGACGAGTGGGCGAACGCGCTCGAGACGACCATCGACATCTCCACCCCCTCGCACGTCCGGGACGCGGGTACGGCCGTCCTCGACACCGTCGCGGCGGCGTACGGCGAGCTCGCGGACACCATCGCCGTCGTGAACGCGAGCATCGAACTCGGGCCGGACGTGACCTGCCGCGTCTGCACGTTCCCCAGCCCAGAGGACGCCGACCAGCTCGGGGACATCGCCGACGGCCTCGCCGAGGACACGAGTGACGAGGACGCTATCGACGCCGTGTTCGGCGACGACACCGGTGACGACGACGCAGGTGAAGACGCGTGACTATCCGAGTCGGTGTCGCGGACTGGCGGGTGACCGACGACGATTCCCTGCTGGTCACGAGCGGGCTCGGCTCCTGTGTCGCGGTCGCTGTCCACGACGCGGACGCCGAAGTCGGCGGCCTCCTGCACGCGATGCTCCCGGAGGCCGACGGCCCGGTCGAAAACCCCGCGAAGTACGTGGACTCCGGCCTCGACGAGATGCTGTCGGCGATGATGCGACTGGGTGCGTCTCCGGGCAACCTCATCGCGAAGCTGGCGGGCGGCTCCTCGATGCTCGACCTCTCCATCGGGGACAGCGTAGGTGCACGCAACGTCGCCGCGGCGGAGCGAGCGCTCGCGGACGCGGGCATCGACTTGCTCTCGTCCGAGACCGGTGGGGACAGTGGTCGGTCGGTGTCCTTTAGTCCGACGAGCGGCGACGTGACGATAGATAGAGTGGATGCAGAGGTGCTCGTAATTTGACAGAATTTGGAGACTTACTCGACTTCGTCGAGAACGAAACCGGCTTCGCCACCAGCTACTACGACGAATCCTACCTCGACCGGCGGATATCGGCCCGCATGCGTCGACGGGGCGTCGACACCTACGGCGAGTACCTCGACCTCCTCCGCGAAGACGACGCCGGCGAACGCGCCGAGCTCCTCGACACGCTCTCCGTGAACGTCACCCAGTTCTTCCGCGACGAGAAGGTCTGGGCCGCGCTCCGGGACGTACTTGTCGAGACCGCCGACGACGTCCGCACGGTCGACATCTGGAGCGCGGCGTGCGCCGACGGCCGCGAACCGTACTCCATCGCGATGCTCGCCCTCGACGCCGGCCTCGACCCACGGAACGTGAACATCCTCGCGACTGACATCGACGAAGACGCGCTCTCCCGTGCACGCGCGGGCTGGTACGAGAGTACGCGCACCGCGGACATCAGCGACCAACTGAGCTTCCTCGATAACCCCGGCGAGTACGTGGACCGCGACGGCGACCGCGGCTTCCAGGTCGCCGACCACGTCAAGGACCTCGTCACGTTCGAGCGCCACGACCTCATCACGGACGACCCGAAATCCGGGTTCGACCTCGTCGCGTGCCGGAACGTCTGCATCTACATCGACAAGCAGTACAAACTCCCCATCCTCGACACGGTCAGCCAGTCCATCCGGGAGGGCGGCCACCTCGTCCTCGGACAGACCGAGACCCTCCCCGGTGAAGTCAAAGAACGGTTCGAGGCGGCCGACCCACGCATCCGCATCTACCGTCGGGTGCCCGACACCTGAACGAACCGGGCGTCACCCCCACCGTCGTCAGGGCAGAGGAGTAACGCTTATTCGCTCGCCACGACGACAGGTAACTGAACCTCGGGGGACATGTCGGAATCAGCTATCGCGGACTTCGTCTCGTCGTTCATTCCGGACACCGCCACGCACGCCGAGCCGGTGCGTGGCCGTGTCGTGATGAGCAAACGCCGCATCGTGCTCGCGACAGACGACGCGAAAACCACCATCCCCCTGCAAGGCGTCTTCGACGTCCAACACGAGACAGCTCCCGGCGACCTCGCGCGCTTCTTCGAGGACACCGTCACAATCGCCTACGAGCGCGACGACCAGCGCCACGTCGCCGTCGTCGAGGGCGGCGGCGACACGGTCGACCGTTTCGTCACGCTCGTCTTCAAGGGCCTCCTGCACGGCACGTCCGTCTACGTCAAGCACCCCGCGCGCCGGGGCGGCCGCGTCACCGACCAGTCGTTCCAAGCGGGTAATCTCGCGCTCGCGCCCGGGAAACTCGTCATCAAGGGCACCGGCGCGACCGTCGACCTGTCGACGGTCTCGGACTTCGAACGAGTCGAGCGCGACCTGAACGGCACGAATCGCCAGCTACTGTCCGTCCGCCACATGGGTGACGCCGGACCCATCACCACCGAACTCGCGCTGGACTCCGGGCGGAAGATGAATCTCCTCGGTCGCTACATCCGCCTGCAGTACACCCACCTCAAGCAGGAGCTCAAGGACGTCTCGCTCACGGACGAAGAGATCGAGGCGCTGGTCGCAACCTACTCCAGTGGCCCCGACGCGAGCCTCGCCGGCGTCCTCGGCGTCGACGCGTCACGAGTCACGATGCTGCTCAACGACCTCATCGAGAAAGACCTCGTCGCCGACGACGACGGCATCACGCTCACCTCGCTCGGCCGAGCCGCCGTCAGCGAACACATCGAAGACGTCAACTTCTGAGACCGAGCCGCGGACCGCATCACGCGGGCGCTACTCTTCGTTGATCGCTTCGCTCGCGATGTTCCGGCCGCGCGTCTTCATCGTCACCTCGCGTCGCTTGCGTACCTCCTCGAGGACGTCGACCTCGATGAGGCGCTCGAAAATGCTCTCGACTTCGTCGACGTCCATCCCCAGGAAATCCGGAATCTCGAACGACGACACGCCCGAGTACAGCGCCATCAGCACGCGCTTCTCCGTCTCGGAGAGCTCCACGGACCCCTGGCTCTTCTGTGCCTCTTTCGTCAGCAGTGACTCCAGAATGGACGCCGTGTGCGTATCGGTCGCGAAGTACGTCTGCACGCTCGTGTCCTGGTCGACGGTATGCTCGACCTTCAACACGGGCTTCTTCTGGCCGTTCACGTCGAGCGACGCCGCCTCCGCCGACCCCACGTCGTCGAGCTCGACGGAGACGAACGACCCGTTCGACATCGCGACGCTCAACTCTTCCTCGTCGACCTTGATGCGAGCGCGCTCGAACTGCTCGTCTGTCACCACACCGCCCTTCACCGCCGGGTGTTTCACCTGTAGCTCGGTCTGGTCGAGTAACGCGCCGTAGAGCTTGCTCTCGAACGTCTCCGTGTTGCTGCCGAGC encodes:
- a CDS encoding DEAD/DEAH box helicase; translation: MDDLADWLRGRPWYVDQIVDERTRPGRDARTRDIDVEGRLDSALADRGIDALYEHQADAVEAVRDGRDVVIATPTASGKSLAYTVPAFERAMDHGGRTLYLGPQNALVADQSDTLSGLARDLGFGSRVQVDTYTGRLSKSEKRSVRDRQPTVLLSNPDMLHYALLPHAHRLWEWFFSGLETVVIDEVHEYRGVFGGHVSLLLRRLRRVCERFDADPQFVCCSATIGNPVEHASRVTGKDESGFRLVDEDTSATGDTHWFVWNPPKQDGGEGRRRSSHVETRHLMADFVSEGYQTLAFTRSRQGAERNATATSDDLRERGEHDLADDIAAYQGSLTDDRRRSLEAGLHDGSLRGVWSTNALELGVDVGGLDAVLLDGYPGTRMNTFQRAGRAGRGTDDAAVVLVAGEDQLDQYVAANPGALFDGDPERAVVDPANEFLLDDHLRCAASENWLKPEDREYFPRFEERVKRLESAGDLEQRATKYGLRWVDDTDGSPQHEMSLRTIDDAEVQLLDPSNDTLATLEQADAVRDAHPGAIYHHQGQRYEVSDLDLDRGVAKLSPTWADHYTRVLTEKDIEVHADLDERTPFGRDDVPVGFADITLTTQVTGYQRRDAKRGEALDTISLDMPPQELETKALYFALPPDIEQQLLAGGDLPGGIHAAEHALISMFPTEFLCDRGDIGGLSTPVHPHTGRPTIFVYDGYPGGVGLTREGFRAMGSLADSTLSMLRACDCADGCPACVQSPQCGNANDPLDKDLAVDCLAALTGD
- a CDS encoding DUF7544 domain-containing protein, which gives rise to MRWYAVDALDEAFAETRDLLLPFDLGAWLRLAVITAFAGLSAPQTPTFSAEAPPEAVVEFTREYTVGEFVAAFALLGAALVAAAAVVAAVGAVMEFVLVDVARSRDVRVATPFRRWLGAGLRLLGFRLAVVFAGLLAVALVVAPVAAALLVGPVAWLALLVVTVPLAAVVGAASAVASEFTTAFVVPLMVDDGVGVVAGWRRLWPEVRADWRQFGVYVLVKAVLLFGASLALGFAVAVVAVPFGLGGLFVGAVSPLGALSLAVAAVVGLLAVGAVSVPTMTFLRYHSLAVLDRSAVAFSLR
- a CDS encoding S8 family peptidase; protein product: MAGYHRRTFLKGTGVALSGLAVGAGGASATSADERFLINLRKVDRGDVPEDVEVIHDLSAADVLVARGDQSRVGSATATAPDVKIDRSDDEAGAVVDAAGPTAAGDSASHNHDGPASNTEYQWDKREQDLSGELTDKPGGGNFVHDTATGEGTRVAVVDSGVYDDHPDLAGVVNADLSKNITGDGFDFRPNGAGSHGTHVAGTIAATNDNDGPGGGVLGTAPDTEIVAVRMFSGLQGYAGDGLAGWQYAAQVGCDAINYSVGYTVADTVEYPSLIALEQIISQVAAYVRSQGTVIVNSAGNASLDMDAENTLSLPTEADGVFGVSATGPIGYGWGGKHSDNEAKWLTGNRLDEPTTDPAPYTNYGSAVDVSAGGGNYDVDAISAGNADAYNDLVYSTVNETTPDGEVVAGYGWKAGTSMAAPQVTGAVALVRSLRPDASVEAVESLVRETASLPDEGETYHGAGHLDLEALVEAASDGGNGEKKGKKKKRK
- a CDS encoding DUF7500 family protein, which produces MVSGGDQDDDRVLSPEELDIEEQEEVAAIGEGRYVIGPDGPPNAPAESEREDTDDGSDAESQGNAGAPEPAASQEASEPQTQSQSRAPPQTQTPPEPQVTGRDVKEWLGEELESHDAQYAYHIAAKYGDSVAHQQLATDDVGAAFDGLLVWYARQLAGSTSIDRALGILLGESSVQVKYPTKRLVAYLEANDLGPEDSIRELVETVDEQDGLSFPR
- a CDS encoding chemotaxis protein CheW; the protein is MNLEDADQVVEDAAHVVEFQLGDEVCAIDIGAVDSIVESKQVTRVPRAPDAVEGVMDLRGETTAIVDPREFLAIEGDLSSDNILVLDRADDKQKIGLRVAEVTEVSGYAEHQIDRGDRLERIGTSAIESELVRGVIRKGATPPGEEDAPDDEVQLVLWLDIDKLIDAVSADENADNQV
- the cheY gene encoding chemotaxis protein CheY; amino-acid sequence: MAKQVLLVDDSEFMRNLLREILEEEFEIADEAENGVEAVEMYKEYEPDLVMMDIVMPIRDGIEATSEIKEFDSSAHVIMCTSIGQEEKMKKAVKAGADGYITKPFQKPSVMDAISDVLTA
- the cheB gene encoding protein-glutamate methylesterase CheB, which gives rise to MTRALVVDDSHFMRTVISDILEDGGVEVVATAENGVRAVEQVESVEPDVVTMDVEMPEMNGIEAVEEIMDRQPTPVLMVSALTTEDAEASLEAMQKGAIDTFAKPGGTISTELSGHSEELVAAVERVAAADPTAGHDVDMEPAASPETATEYVNNPTLLIGASTGGPNVVESILASLPREADFRVLVVQHMPDQFTTRFADRLDSASEYDISEAEDGSRIGGGEGLVAAGDYHMRVSGYSNGRLRVRLDQSERRHSVRPAIDVTFESAAERVTDPLVGVVLTGMGSDGADGIRAVKEAGGTTLAQDEATSAVFGIPERAIETGCVDEVLPADRLTEGIADSVRRST